The genomic DNA CCATTCTCCAGCCTCCTGCTGCTCTCAAAGAAGTGCTTAATTTAAGTAATTTAAATCTAACCATCGTATTACAGACCGGTTTGTCCCATTGGCTGCTAATCCACAGGACAGACCGAGCCACAGGAACAGGAAAGAGCTGCATATTTAAAGATGTCAATGAGCACATGTCAGAGGCAGAGAAGCTGAAAAAAAGGTTAAGGAAAGTGTTTATCGACATGTCCATTAATGTCCAACATTGAATTACCTCCCACTGAATTCTGGCTCcctttatatattattatattagtgtACAGTATAGTTTGCTTTAATGCATAGTAAACCTTGATAGCCTTAAAGCGGTACATTTTTCACTTGAACACCAACAATCCTCATGCAGTCCGTCTCAAAACTTAATGCAATATTCACTAGAATGTTTAGAGCAGCTGTACCAGGTTGGGAAAATCTTGCTTGTGGTTAGACTCAGTGATATTTCACGCTACGTTTTtactgtttagttttatttcatGTCCTGTCTTACTGTTTGTAtccatttattttgtattttgggcTTCTATATGTTtaattttctgttcttttattttatatatttttttgttttagttttatttgctttaaaaaaaaaaaagagtaactACAAagaattaataaaacattttaaccattAGTAAAGTCGTtggttactttatttgtgtttaccATTTTAAGAAACTTACTATCCAGTGTGGGATTCAACCGAGTACAGGAAGCTCCTGCTGTCGTCCTTGGCACAGATGAGACGGATCCCGTTCAGGGCGGTGTCGTCAGCCCCGTACTGGTTTGACTCCACctgaagaaacacaaatcagTTCCCAGAAGGCGTCACAGGTCAAACAGgttttgttgtattgttgttgttgttgttgttgttgttgtgatctCTGCTGCAAAATTTGGCCTAAAAATTCAACATGAGATATTTTGCACGCaggttaaaggagcaatatgtaactctgtcaCGAGGGTTGAAGATGATGTTGCTACCTGAGCATGTTGTGGATTAGATATTTACCCCTCTAACACACCTGTACATGATAGGTTTACTGAAATGCccttttaaatattaaaccCATTAAACAGAAATTGTAAACACTCTTTGGTTGCAGTAATTGTTCTTCTTCAAACTGGCTGTACAGTAATGTGACAGTAGCCCAAGTCCTCTGAGAAGTTTCCTCTTTGTTAGTTTTTCcgaactgcagcagcagcacagacaagaaaacaGATGAAATATGTGCTCAAAAGATTAAATAGGCAAACACACTTGTATTTGACAAACTGAGCCAGCCTCATTCATTTCAGatggtttttttattttgtaattctgCACTGAGTTGGTcggagacttttttttgtctcacacCTGGTGGTGGTCCTTGCGTCAGAAAACATTACTGTACAGCCTATAATTAGCCCTTACGTTGATCGCATTGATCCTGTtcctgtgtgagtgagtgtgttcatctttttttaactaGAGAACATGATGTCATGAGCCAGTTTACTTTACTGTAAGATGTTTATTCTTACCACAGAAGGTGTACGTTTAGTGTATTTACCCTCAAACTGAAGCCAACAGCGAAGAAGTCTTTCGGACACATCTCGGGCCAGGTCCAGTTCCCAAACTGCTCTCCATTATTCACGGTGAGCAGAGATCTGTACTCTCTGCTGTTAAAGGCAGTGCCGCCACGCTGCAAGAACTTTTTCTCCTCACAAAAACCAGCggacaacacagccagcagggcCAACGTGGTGAACAGACTTGCCATATTGACAGCAGTGAGTCAGTGTTACACGCAGACTAACAAGAACCGGGGCTTCAGGCTGGAGGCTCTTATAGCTTCCCAGCCAATTCCTAAACAGACCTCTCGTATCAGGAAGAATCATTGACAGAGTAGCAGGCCGCCATGGGAATGAACAgctggaaaaataaaagttttttatcACTGATGTCACACAGGGTCACTGGTGTGCTTTCAATAATTGGTACGTTTTTGATTTCACAACTTGAAGTTGTATCTGCATCACCAGCAAGAAGATCTTTACATAACTGTATGTAACAGAGTCAAATATGCTTCTGTATCTTGAAGGTTTTCTTGTTATAATGACACAAAATTACCAGGaaattttctgttttatgtttgtctcAGAGGACAAATTGTGTTGTCATTAGCAGCCtctcctttctttgttttcttcctcttcggttatttttatataatcatTTCCCCTTTTTGTACAATTCCCTGTGGGAGAAGTGGGTGttcattgttttgtctttttatctaCGTACATCTATCcctttatttatcttattatcTTGTGTATACTTTTGTTCCCCGCAAATGTTTTTGGTGTCTTTTGCAAGCTACTGGTAtgcttttgggtttttttccagcttttttttttgccttcatttggaCAGGTCCGTTGATAGAGCAGGGAATCTGGGAGGTAGAGACTCAGGTGACATGTGGGAGCCTGCAGGTCAGACTTAAACCCGGGCCCCCCGCTTGGAGCATCTGTATATTGCGACCAAAGCGCGAGGCCATCAGCGCCTCATCTGTTGGTATCCTGTATACGTTGTCGTATTATTGGTCATAAAAGTTAACTTTCTGTGCACAGCAAGTTAAGCTTCCTTACATGCTGTACTTGTATTTAATCTGTGTTGGCTCTGGGGCGGCCTGGGGAATTTCAGCGGCCTTTGAGGATTTTTGTCTGTGCTTTTCTTTGCCAGTCAGCCAGAGAGAATAAATGTGGTCGGTTAAAAGAAACCCCTGTGTgatgtggtgtggtgtggtgtgagTTGCTGTGCTTAAAGTAGTTTAATTGAATTAGAACAAGCTTTacacaaagtattttttataataaaaaatataaaagtcataaaaagcccaaagaaTAATCCTAGAAAATCCATCCAAATCCATCCATTAAATCCAAATTAATTTTTCAAATCAAGGTGAGACAGTTATTGTAAGCTTTAGTCTGAAACATAACTGATGTCAAATGTATCCTCACACAAAGTTTGAAGGATTAATGGCACAATGCGGAGAGATAAAATGTCAGCTCAGTCCTTGGCTGAATTAAGTGATAAAGGAGGAGTTCTGCCGTGTTGGCCGCCTgctcaaaaatgtaaacagcatGTAGTTTTCTCATGATACAGTCGATGTCATCCCCACTTCAGATCAGCCACAGAACCAAGCATGTATTGTTCAATAAGCTTTGTCATTGACATTTAACATGATCCAGGACTTTAGCAGAGACCCAGAAACTGCTGACATTTCTTATAACTCTGGAGAAGTTGGATCTTGTCTGCGCAGTGGGCTGAAGTCGGACCTGAAACATGAAAGTTAAATGTCATAAAAACCCTGAAGGTCTGTGAAACAATCACTGACAAAACTCTGAGCAACATGCACACTGATGTCAGGACACCTCTTTTTCCACCAGTAGTAAGCTGCTCCAAATACAGCTGCACTGAAGCCGAAGCAGAAGGAGGTGATGCCCAATGTCTTCTTCAGGCGTTTAGCATCCAGCGGATAAGTGTCTACAGAACATCAGAGAATTCATGACAATGTCTTTGGCTctttgaaacaaatataacagaGAGTATCGTCTAGACCTGCTGTCTTTTTGTGACAATGACATCTATAATAGATGAGCATACATataaggctttcacacttgcagagaactcctgaaaaactcttcaggaggagctgtatgtgtgaacgcaaacatcaGAAATTTTCCCTCGGACTTCACCCGAAGCTTCTCCTTCCAGCCCCCTAGAACTTTTCTTCCGCAGCAAGTTGGAGTGAGCTGATGTGCGAACGCAGCACGACATTATCCGGAGAATTCATCCTGAGCCAATTGGagagggtggtgacgtttatatcctgtgacagGAGTCAGTGCTcgcgaccgctacgatctccctgcacgtaattaaattattaattaaaattcagctgtttgcattcacacatacagctcctccctgctgcaaatatcaggagttttttcaggagttttctgcaaatgTGAAAGCCCTAACACAGTCTTCCTGcatacaccaaagcctgctgagaTGTGATTGGTCAGTACTATGCAAAATACAAATCTAATACAAACAGAAATTATAAACACTACAGATACCCAAGTCCAGTCCTGAGTGAacaaattctaaaaaaaaaaacccataaagAGATTAGCACAAATATAAAACGAACCACTTTCCATTTAGTTCCTAAAGAGTTCCTTCAGAGAgaagaatgacatgcgggagccTGACGGTCGGACTTAAACCCTGGCCGCCCGTTTGGAGGACTAAAGAATCCGTACATAGGGCACGACCAAAGCGCGAGGCGAGAAGTTCCTTCACCAAGAAAACACCACTAAAAGCTAAAACCTGATGAGTAAAACAGATATATCTCAAATGTGTGTAATCTAAATCTCAAGGCTGCTTTAGCCTGTTTATGCTTCCAGACTTATCCTTACCCCAGTCCACATCCAGATTCTTTTGCAGGCTGCTGTGGTCCACCCTGCAGgtcactctctcccccctcctggGTATTAACTCCAGGAAGGAGTGCACCTGGAAGCTCCAGTCCCCGTTGGCCATGATATCTGAGGACGACACATCACTGGTGACCTCTACCCCGTCTCTCAGCCATCTCACCCTCACTTCCTGAGGAAAAAAACCCAGAACGCTGCACTCAAGCACGGACTGCTCCCCGTAGTCCGCTGGCTCGGTCTGACGGACTCTGACAACCGGAGGCACTGGAGCGTGGAAATGATTAGAGCATAAAATTAGTTAAATGACCTTCAAGGCAGAGTGCAGAAGAGAGAGTCAGGGGCTAAATAGTTTTCTTCAAGTCATTTAATTAAAGAGTGGAAAGAGAAGAACAGTTTCCCATTTTTCCAATGAAGCAAATTAATCCGATGAGGAAGTGTTCAGTGAACCATTTCCTGTTTTCAAGTTTTGTGAAAATCTCAAAAACATACCTTTTCTATCGCGTATGCTCCTTTGGTAATATTTCGCGTTGTATCTGCAGACAATCTCCACTTGAATTTTTCGGAGCTCCATTTTCCAACGCTGTGAGTTGTAATGGTCGGCGTTCCTCATGCCCATTTCTCCAAAGCCAACATACTTCCCAACCCGAGAGTCATAGAGCGTAACTATCTCCTTGTTAAACACGTTCTTCACTAAAAAGACCATATCTGAGAGGTCGTCTTCCCCGTACTCACAGTCATACATAGCCTGATACACATATCCACCTGGAAGACACAGAAGGACAGTCAGTGTGGACAATCATGACAACATCATTATTAATCTGCTGCATTTGTTGTACAAGTTCCTCAATTCAAAATTGAAGGATTGTGCAAACGtaacttttaaatgtctttgaagcttgatccaaaggcaactggattTGGTTGAAGATGTGGCTTTTCAAGATCTTCAATCAAgaccagttgcctttggatcaagcttcgaatTAACCATGACCTGCATGACGGAGAACCTACAGATATTAGATTTGCAGATTTTCAGTCACCCAGGTGATTGTAGTCAAATGTTTAATCCAAAGGACCACTGGGCTTGGTTGAAGTTCTTGAACCAACTCCCAAAAGGCTGTTTCTAAATTCTGACCTCATGGGGAAGTTGGCATTCAAAGCCCCAATTAGGAAAATGAAAGGGGTTCTGATGGATGCAATAACCAACATCAGACCGGCCAATATTTTGGATACTAGGCTAAATGCATTTTGTTAGCACTTATCATCAGATATCAATCAAGTATGGtcacatgcacagttaagtcgAGCTACAGCTTGATAAGGCCAGACTGCTGTTCTTGTCCCAGTTTACATGCACCAAGGGAGGATCGATTTATTGACGGAAGTATGTCCGACTTTGCTAAGGTAGGTGGTGATATTAACCCCCTTGCAGCTAGTCACTATTAAACCTTCTTCTGGTTGACCTCACTAACAAGTTAGCAAATGGCAAAGGGATGGTTCAATgtcaaacagtgaaaacatggaTAACTTTTTGTACTACACTTTACTCTTAGTacaaatgctaaaaaaaacgCTATCCCACTAGCTTAAGGTGATATATAAAGGTAAACAACAACACGACTTCTGCTATGCTCCCGATCAAAGCTCGATGTGGGGACTTTGAAGCATGCGCAGAAACCCTAGTCCAGTTTGGGTCTGTTTGAGATGTAGGCTATAGATGCAAGAGTTAATCAATCTACAAGCACCTGCCAAATGATCTAGGTGTGTCAGTCCGACTTAGTCCATATCATTTCAGTCggacaaacatgtttacatctcttTTGAAGGTCTGGTGTCggactaacacaataaatcaactttttctaactgcatgtaaacaaaccGAGTGTCGGGAGATGTGGGCAAGCTAGCGTCAGGTTTGCTTTGTGGTGATAAATTAACTTCTCCAGTCAGCTGTCATCACAAATAATATTCAACAAGGTCATGATCATTCACAATAAAATTCATGATCTGTCTAAGTAGTCAGTTATTTTTACCCTAACATTGTAATTTTGTCTCCTTAATGTCTTGTGAAAATAATGTCAGTAAAtttgcatatttgtgttttttcctgcattttaaaaattattttaaatgcaacTAATTTGACAGATAAATGATACAATGATTGAGTCATTGTGATAAAGCCATGAAAACTGGAAAGCTAGAATAAGCTCCTGTGAGGTAtgacaaaaagtacaaaaagtatCCGGGTTCTGCAGAAACCCTGAACAGTAGGACGAAGATTAAAAGTTGCACAGCTGTGTATAATCAACTTCCGTCAGAATAAAAGAGGAATACATGAAAACGTACCTGTTGGTGTAGCCCAGAGTAGAACAGCAGAGACTGTGAGCCTGTAGAGAAGAAAGAGTCTCATCTTCTCTTAAACACTAAAAACTACAAGAGAAAGTTCATCTGCTGCTGCAAAGCAAACAAAGTCGactctgtttctaaaatctCCTCAAACTCAAAATGTTAACCTCATTCAGCTTCCTGCTTCATTACAATAAATGTTGCAATTTGTCCTGCATGGGCAGTGCTGAGATGAACCGGTTTGTCGAGTCTTGTCTTTGCGGAAGTTTTGTCTTCATACCATTTAGAAAATAACCTGCAcctctttaagaaaaaaaaaaaaaaactcccagcaGCTCAGttgacaaatcaaaaaataatATCCACTTCATGACTTCAATCATTTCACGTTTTCTTCACCATTCCTTTCACAAACCAATGGTAATCTAACCCCTGAATTTAGCCAGGTCATTAGatcatgttcctttttttctgtggttaagttgATCTTGTATCCTTCAATCTACGAGACGTTTCAGCTattcaaaacaggaagtaaaataCCCAAAAACTggttttgaaatacaaaataatgccATTTCAAATATGAGATTGAATATGCAATTAGTCAacattaactattgaaattcagaGATTaatcacaaatacaaaataaaataaaaaagaatcatttgacagccctagtaATCACCTAAACTATTATTTATCTAAATCGTGTTTAATCCCAACAATAAGTTAAagcattaaaggtcccatattatgctttttctggttttatatgctctttagtgtgttttccaagtgtcctgtgcatgtttaggcacatctatttgcaaaaattcaaagtccgcggaaacgcgccttctcctacgtcctcctgttagctgtagcattagccgcatgtaacgctcggttctagcccccctcgataaaagtttgtcagtccgacgtcattgtcagtgtgagatcactgatctaagcccattggctcgttgtggcaagccctgcagctcaatttccgagacgcgtgctgagcaactgaccaataacgacagagcggatcggcagaccaatcagagtagacttggcccacgtggggtctaacagtgtgggctcagcagagcgtagctgacggactcagagcggagagggagcaaggaggatcagtacatgaaaacagacacttttttcgaaaagtaggtacatagatgaaatatacaaaccccaaaaaagggcataatatgggctctttaaacattttttggaGGGTGTGTTggccatttttttatttgatatagtAAAATACCAGCTGTTTCCGTCTGAAGTTTAATGAGCTTTATTATATGCAAGCTAAAATGTACAATACAGACACAAGCACCTTTACCTTACTGCTGTTTGTGAATCTCAGGATTATGTTTTAGTGTTGTtgtaaagggaaaaagaaacagacataCAGTAGATAGCATATGAAGGTGTAAAATATAGCACCATGAtggggacaaaaacaaaacctcagcCCAGCTCACTCccagaggaaaaacacaaagggAGAAAAAGGATGGAAGGACGATCACAGATCTGACACCGAGAGATTCAGGTGTTTGTCTCGATGTGTGTTACGCCTGGCAGGACTTGTTAGCTTTCACGATGAACCAGAGTCCTGTGACAACTCCAATCAGCCCCAGGatcacaccacaaacacacagcgctgtCTCCACAAGCTGCTGGTCTGTGTCTTTAACCTCTGTGAGGGGGgaagaacacacaaaaacacagagcatgagCTTTAATGACAGGAATAAAGCTTTCACTGTAATCTACCTGAAGACAACATTTAGTACCAGTAACATGAACTAATATAAGAAAAGCCTGCACATCATATCAACCATGCTAGATGCTAACTGCTACACAGTTAGGTCTGAATGTCTAATATTCAGATGATGTGACCGATGGAATTGTCCCCTATCGATGCAGTTCAACCATACacagtaaatattaatggacgaagtcTGAGTGAGGTCAGCCATCTGTTTTTTGTACCCggttgtaaacattttaatttatgccgacaaaatgacttttttgcctgttgtgtgtatgtgacatccGGTGTTTCTGGAGCCatgcagcctcaagtggacacttgacgtACTGcgggattttgcacttccgcattggattcatttttcaagaccagaggttgcaGCATGAGTTCAGCATCTTTTAATGCTCAGCTTACTAAACGCAAACAGTGGGAACTAATTCTCTCTTTGAATTTacataaaaagtatttatttgccATCTGATACATTTTGATAGAGTTCATCCCTCGtcctttttaaatgatctgaTAAATGCAAAATCGTCTCCTCTTTGCTCTTCAGTTTCTCTGAATGAAGTGGCCTAATAATCCTTTCTGCTTATTTTAAACCCACCAACTCGCCACATTACGTCCGACCTACCCCAGAACTTGGTGAGAGGCTCCCGCAGGCCGATGTGCCCCACGCTGCAGGAGTAGATGTCGTTCACCTGCGGAGTGAACTCCAGGTAGGAAGCGGTGTTGAAGCTGAAGTCCTGGTTGGAGTAGTACTGAGTCTGGCTGACGACCATCTGGTCCACCGGCTCCTCGTTCCGGGTCCAGATGATTGTAACTGTAGGCGGATGGAAGTCTTTGACGAAGCAGATGAGCGTGTTAGGGACCCCGATTTCGATCTCTTGTTTCGGGTGGATCATAGAGGTGGGACTGGCTGCAGAAAGGTGAACCAAAAGTTTGACAGAGAAAGATAAATTAAGACGACAACACATGGCCAAATGTATGTGTCGATTGCACAATaatgtttttgacatttctCCCTGAAACAACAGGCACAGGAAGCCATGACATTTAACACATTGTTTCATTGTATTGTGGAAGTCTAAAGTTACACTGACTAACACTTCATGCCCACGGAGATAAAGAGTCCATGGTCAGATTTCAGCGGTGGCTTCTATCGTCACCCCGGTTCCTTAAACCATTAAACAATGACAGACATTGTTACCTGCTCTGacgacacacacataaacacacataaacacacacacacacacacacacacacacacacacacacacacacacacacacacacacacacacacacactggtttaTTACACCTCACAGGGATCGTCCCTGCACCTGTTCCTCCCTCTACACAAGAGGTTTCCATTACTTTGTTCTTCGGTAAAGGACActttccatcagtgtgtgaatgtgaagatgTCACCTGAGGTGTACAAGCACTTTGAGAACTCACAAGACTAGAGCCGCGAGCCACAAGGAGCACAAATGCTTCAGGGAGAGCCAATTTTGTTCATGTCATTTTGCTAAAAATATTCTATTTActattattacttttatttttttcagtaatAACAAgggtggtctagtggttagtgcgcttgCTAcacgtacagaggctgaagtcctaaAGAGCGGGCGGCcaaggtttgaatccaacccgTGGCTCGTTTCCCGCATGTCTCCCATGACTCTaccaccgtcctatctctaaaataaattataataaaggcattgaaaaaaaaaaagtaatcactTTTGTTTTGGCGTTTTTTTATTCAACTAAAAGATCTAAGAACCTAAGAAACTAAAGAGAGCTCTATGAGTATCGTAAATGTGTTACCTATGTTCGCTGCAGGACTTTTAGCTCCTGCTATGGCTCGTGGGATGTTGTAATAGCAGGTACCCAGGTTGACATATGAGTCTGGGGCCAGTCCAGGATCAGGAATCCACTCGTCCCCGAACTCTGGCAGCCGCTGGACCGGCTGATGGGTGAACGTGTCGGTGTGGAGGAGCTGATCGCCGTCGAACTCAATATCATTCTGGCCGTCACCCGTGACGTTCTTCTGACAGAAGGTCAAAAAGCGAAGCAGGTGTTTACCTgtaatttgattaaaaagattaacaaaacatttaagagGACGTGGCGTGCTGTGCCATTCCAGGGTCTGAAATCTGTggagaataaaaacatcaggCATCACTCGAGCTGCTGCAAACATTTTGGCTGATTTGAGGTTCATCAGCCACATGGGCAGGTAACCAATCTCTTACCACTAACCCTTTAAAACAGCGTGAAAATGGAagtaaaggtgttttttttttatataatgcagaaggagagaaaagtgtgtttaaaaatgtttcaacacATAGCCTAACAGATCAAAAACAACATACTGTCTCCTTACTTTAATTTTCTCCTTTTGAATCTTTGTCGTACATGCCCGTCTATTTTCAAACACATCATAAACCGCGGACTATTTTGAAAATCTTACCGTGACTGCATTTTGAAAGACAAATCACCAGCAGCACCTGGAACAACTTCACTGCcatgtcacatttcatttcctcCAAGCTGAGCAGATTCCAAACAATGACAACAGTGGATCATGTGTTTGAAAACTTCCTCTTACAGTCACACGAAACAATCAGAGCCTGTCACTCAGCGTCAACAATGTTTACTAACACCCTGAAAAAACACTGATGTCATCttaacatgaacacctgctgcCACCTAGTGGAGGGAAATCATAATCACATCATTACGGCGAGGTTGACATTTTCATAACAAGTCATAGTTAAATGTTACCCTCCATCATATCATGGATCATTCTGGGGCTTCATTTAATTTCCCCTCACTGTTAATGAAGCATGCTTTGTTTTGTAAAGTGTAAAGTTACTTAAAATACCAAATTCACATTTcttaatattgttttaattgttttacatCCTTCATCATAATATtgccatttaaaatgtattttctaaagCAGGTGAGTTCTTTCTCAGATAAATCAGCTCTTGTCCTCtactgcagtggttctcaactggagggttgaggcccaaaagtgggtcgcagagccattttcagtggttCCTGATCATGTgcctggggggaaaaaatgtcaaaaagtgtCTGAAgtactttttaaacatgtttgtttggttctgtttctttgctctgtcatgttttgtactgaggtctgaggtccaaactataaatgttttattaaatatatctGAGTAGATGAAGAAATATCAGAAACTTGGGTTGTGATTTTTCTTAAAAGAGTTAGTGGTGGGTGCTGAGACCAGTTGAGGATCACTGCTCTGTTGTATTAAGAGTCTATAATAATGCATAgcattcagaatcagaaatacttttttaatctcAGGGGGGGAAAGACGGGGCAGCATAATACTTCTCTATGAATCAGGTGTTTTGTCTGTGAAATTTTAATCACAACCAGCTAGTGTTATAATCAAGACCACagaaaccaagaccaagacataccagagaccaGAACGCTCCGAGACGGAGACAAGACCGACATTTAGGGtttgagaccaagtcaagaactagagcataaatatcactgaaaaatcatcttgAGTGCAGGGTCACTCACTTGGACCGTTACACCAAGGATGAACTGCGGTCGAACTACAAATAAATTGaagtgatttgttcttttagaaagaggagttttccttctgatcaaagtaatgacgtggaaaaatagccaatcagtggtggtcttgatttaaaatctggagtctgaGATCGAGACAAGACAGTCAAAATTCCTGcgattccaagacgagaccttcaaaaagtggtctcgagaccaagagCTCTCTGGAGTACTATGATACTACAACGAGCACTAAAGCCTTCA from Labrus mixtus chromosome 11, fLabMix1.1, whole genome shotgun sequence includes the following:
- the LOC132983543 gene encoding H-2 class II histocompatibility antigen, A-U alpha chain-like yields the protein MKCDMAVKLFQVLLVICLSKCSHGKHLLRFLTFCQKNVTGDGQNDIEFDGDQLLHTDTFTHQPVQRLPEFGDEWIPDPGLAPDSYVNLGTCYYNIPRAIAGAKSPAANIASPTSMIHPKQEIEIGVPNTLICFVKDFHPPTVTIIWTRNEEPVDQMVVSQTQYYSNQDFSFNTASYLEFTPQVNDIYSCSVGHIGLREPLTKFWEVKDTDQQLVETALCVCGVILGLIGVVTGLWFIVKANKSCQA
- the LOC132983541 gene encoding class II histocompatibility antigen, B-L beta chain-like isoform X2; translated protein: MRLFLLYRLTVSAVLLWATPTGGYVYQAMYDLPPVVRVRQTEPADYGEQSVLECSVLGFFPQEVRVRWLRDGVEVTSDVSSSDIMANGDWSFQVHSFLELIPRRGERVTCRVDHSSLQKNLDVDWDTYPLDAKRLKKTLGITSFCFGFSAAVFGAAYYWWKKRSDFSPLRRQDPTSPEL
- the LOC132983544 gene encoding vitelline membrane outer layer protein 1 homolog, translating into MASLFTTLALLAVLSAGFCEEKKFLQRGGTAFNSREYRSLLTVNNGEQFGNWTWPEMCPKDFFAVGFSLRVESNQYGADDTALNGIRLICAKDDSRSFLYSVESHTGYFGEWSSPQYCPSGVLTSFQLSVESHRGLFGDDTAANNIRFRCSSNPLLEGPGMQWGEYGYWSETCNDGGICGIETKMEDYQLGLDDSTLNDVRFHCCDKYQQ
- the LOC132983541 gene encoding class II histocompatibility antigen, B-L beta chain-like isoform X1; its protein translation is MRLFLLYRLTVSAVLLWATPTGGYVYQAMYDCEYGEDDLSDMVFLVKNVFNKEIVTLYDSRVGKYVGFGEMGMRNADHYNSQRWKMELRKIQVEIVCRYNAKYYQRSIRDRKVPPVVRVRQTEPADYGEQSVLECSVLGFFPQEVRVRWLRDGVEVTSDVSSSDIMANGDWSFQVHSFLELIPRRGERVTCRVDHSSLQKNLDVDWDTYPLDAKRLKKTLGITSFCFGFSAAVFGAAYYWWKKRSDFSPLRRQDPTSPEL